One genomic segment of Chloroflexota bacterium includes these proteins:
- the ssnA gene encoding putative aminohydrolase SsnA, with product MLIINGKLITWEKENRILDDDQAIHIEDGVIVEIGPQSELEARYPDVEREDAGGQYVMPGNICAHTHFYGAYARGMGIPGPAPKDFPEILDKLWWPLDMALDEDAVRYSALVMLVDAIKHGTTTLIDHHASPNFIDGSLDVISDAVDKSGLRAVLCYEVTDRNGEEGAKAGIEENVRFIKKVAGKKSRLRATFGMHAALTLSDVTLERSRAAIPSGTGFHIHVAEHEADEYDSLQKYGMRVVDRLHKFDILGPDSIVGHAIHIDAREAILLAETNTWVTHQARSNMNNGVGAAQVESLLRLGVPVCLGTDGFSSTMWDEWKTAYLLHKVMTRDPRRMGGGDIAQMAAYNNAALAGHFFNEAPLGVLTPGAFADIIFVDYHPHTPMNAGNLPWQIIFGFNESMVTTTIVQGKMLMRDRELLTLDEAAIAAEARAIAPDVWKRYESYVGTYSR from the coding sequence ATGCTGATTATCAACGGAAAATTAATCACCTGGGAAAAGGAAAACCGCATTCTGGATGACGATCAAGCCATTCATATTGAAGATGGCGTAATCGTTGAAATCGGTCCGCAAAGTGAGTTGGAAGCGCGTTACCCCGATGTGGAGCGCGAGGATGCGGGCGGCCAGTACGTGATGCCAGGCAATATTTGCGCGCACACCCATTTTTATGGCGCCTACGCCCGCGGAATGGGAATCCCCGGGCCTGCCCCCAAAGATTTTCCTGAAATTTTAGATAAGCTCTGGTGGCCGCTGGATATGGCCCTCGATGAAGATGCTGTGCGTTACTCGGCGCTGGTCATGCTCGTAGATGCCATCAAACACGGCACCACCACCCTGATCGATCATCACGCTTCGCCCAACTTCATCGACGGTTCGCTGGATGTTATTTCTGACGCGGTCGATAAATCTGGACTGCGAGCGGTGCTGTGCTACGAAGTCACGGATCGCAACGGCGAAGAAGGGGCAAAGGCGGGGATCGAGGAAAATGTACGTTTTATCAAGAAGGTTGCTGGCAAAAAATCTCGTTTGCGCGCCACCTTCGGGATGCACGCCGCGCTGACTTTATCAGATGTCACCCTCGAGCGCAGCCGAGCAGCCATCCCCTCGGGTACAGGGTTCCACATCCATGTAGCCGAACACGAAGCCGATGAGTACGACAGTTTGCAAAAATATGGTATGCGCGTGGTGGACCGTTTGCACAAATTCGATATCCTGGGGCCAGATTCCATCGTTGGTCACGCCATCCATATTGATGCTCGTGAAGCCATATTACTCGCTGAAACCAATACCTGGGTGACGCATCAGGCGCGCTCGAATATGAACAACGGTGTTGGCGCGGCGCAAGTAGAGTCGTTGCTGCGGTTGGGTGTGCCGGTTTGTTTGGGAACGGATGGCTTCTCATCCACGATGTGGGACGAGTGGAAAACAGCCTATCTGCTGCATAAGGTGATGACACGTGACCCGCGGCGCATGGGCGGTGGCGATATTGCCCAGATGGCGGCCTATAACAATGCCGCGCTGGCCGGACATTTCTTCAACGAAGCCCCGCTGGGTGTGCTGACCCCTGGTGCATTCGCCGATATTATTTTTGTGGACTATCATCCCCACACACCCATGAATGCTGGAAATTTGCCCTGGCAGATTATTTTTGGCTTCAACGAGAGCATGGTTACAACGACCATCGTACAGGGCAAAATGCTCATGCGTGATCGCGAATTGCTCACTCTTGACGAAGCTGCTATCGCGGCTGAAGCGCGTGCTATCGCACCGGATGTTTGGAAGCGCTATGAGAGTTATGTAGGCACATATTCCCGTTGA
- the npdG gene encoding NADPH-dependent F420 reductase: MAQEKLVIAVLGGTGKEGPGLAMRWAHAGYKVIIGSRKAEKAEATAIELNEKLGIDTITGLANEDAARVADISVLTVVATAHQPAVTGLKDALKGKIMVDATARVDFRDPKPPAAPAAAITAQEILGPDVRVVAAYQNVPAHTLKHNLGGKIATDVMICADDVSAAEQVMALTEAAGMQAYYAGSLANALTVEGLTAILISMNKYYKVKTASIQVSGLSL; the protein is encoded by the coding sequence ATGGCACAAGAGAAACTCGTCATCGCCGTCCTCGGCGGCACCGGCAAAGAAGGCCCTGGTTTGGCAATGCGCTGGGCGCACGCTGGATACAAAGTTATCATTGGCTCGCGCAAGGCAGAGAAAGCTGAAGCCACAGCGATAGAGCTTAATGAAAAGCTGGGCATCGATACGATCACTGGGTTGGCAAATGAAGATGCCGCTCGCGTGGCTGACATCAGCGTTCTGACCGTAGTCGCTACGGCGCACCAGCCCGCAGTGACCGGGTTGAAGGATGCACTCAAGGGCAAAATCATGGTGGATGCCACGGCGCGTGTGGATTTCCGAGATCCCAAACCACCGGCAGCCCCTGCGGCAGCCATCACCGCTCAAGAAATTCTTGGCCCCGACGTGCGTGTTGTGGCCGCTTATCAAAATGTGCCCGCTCACACGCTGAAGCACAACCTCGGCGGGAAGATCGCCACCGATGTGATGATTTGCGCTGATGATGTCAGTGCTGCCGAGCAGGTGATGGCACTTACCGAAGCCGCCGGGATGCAGGCTTACTACGCCGGTAGTTTGGCGAATGCCCTGACAGTGGAAGGGTTGACGGCCATCTTGATTAGCATGAACAAATATTACAAAGTGAAGACAGCCAGTATTCAGGTTTCGGGGCTGAGTTTATAA
- the cofE gene encoding coenzyme F420-0:L-glutamate ligase gives MRLTLTPLPGYPLIQPGDDLTLMILDALHCANVELVNGDVLVLAQKIVSKAEGRMVDLSTVEPSQTAQDLAAETHKDPRVVELILQESREIVRTRPGLIVVEHNLGFICANAGIDHSNINSPFPAGEGPGVRVDEFALLLPKDPSASAAALRQKLHATTGAQIGVLIIDSHGRAWRAGTVGMTIGLSGIPGVEDLRGQPDLFGRTLLVTQVGVADELAAAASLMMGQAAEGTPVVHVRGFPYPLREGQFNELLRPKNEDLFR, from the coding sequence ATGCGTCTTACCCTCACACCCCTTCCCGGTTATCCCCTCATACAGCCTGGCGATGACCTTACCTTGATGATTCTTGACGCGTTGCATTGTGCCAATGTAGAACTTGTCAACGGTGATGTGCTTGTGCTAGCTCAGAAGATTGTTTCTAAAGCCGAGGGCCGGATGGTGGATTTATCTACAGTAGAACCTTCACAAACTGCACAAGATTTAGCCGCAGAAACCCATAAAGACCCGCGTGTCGTTGAGTTAATTCTGCAAGAGAGCCGCGAAATCGTGCGCACGCGACCTGGTCTGATCGTAGTCGAGCATAATCTGGGCTTTATTTGCGCCAACGCCGGGATTGACCATTCGAATATAAATTCCCCTTTCCCCGCGGGAGAGGGGCCAGGGGTGAGGGTTGATGAATTTGCCTTGCTCCTCCCCAAAGACCCCTCGGCCTCTGCCGCTGCGCTGCGTCAAAAATTGCACGCGACCACCGGCGCGCAGATCGGCGTGCTGATCATCGACTCGCATGGGCGCGCCTGGCGTGCGGGTACCGTCGGCATGACGATTGGCCTGTCGGGTATCCCCGGCGTGGAAGACCTGCGCGGGCAGCCTGATCTGTTCGGGCGTACGTTGCTAGTCACGCAGGTGGGTGTGGCCGATGAATTGGCCGCCGCGGCATCCCTGATGATGGGGCAGGCCGCCGAAGGCACTCCCGTTGTGCATGTGCGCGGTTTTCCCTATCCACTGCGCGAAGGTCAGTTTAATGAGTTGCTGCGTCCTAAAAACGAAGATTTATTTCGATAA
- a CDS encoding PPOX class F420-dependent oxidoreductase, with translation MKNIPEEYHDLLQDDRKAFAVLATIMDDGTPQATPVWFSYDGEYILLNSVKGRIKDRNMRARPQIALTIFAPADMYRFVQVRGRVIEMTEAGGWDHIHYLAQTYMGVERWEHGSPDDVRVIYKVAAE, from the coding sequence GTGAAAAACATCCCCGAAGAATATCACGACCTGTTACAAGACGACCGCAAAGCCTTTGCCGTACTCGCCACCATCATGGATGACGGCACGCCGCAGGCTACACCGGTTTGGTTCAGCTACGATGGCGAGTACATCTTGCTCAACTCGGTTAAAGGACGTATCAAAGATCGCAATATGCGCGCCCGCCCGCAAATTGCTCTGACAATCTTCGCCCCCGCCGATATGTACCGTTTCGTGCAGGTGCGCGGCCGTGTGATCGAAATGACAGAGGCAGGCGGCTGGGATCATATCCATTACCTGGCGCAGACTTATATGGGTGTGGAGCGTTGGGAGCATGGCTCCCCCGACGACGTGCGCGTCATTTACAAGGTAGCTGCCGAATAG
- a CDS encoding nitroreductase family protein: MNDAHRFLRSRRSVRRFEPQPVPRATLHRILETATYAPSAHHRQHWRFVVLETPEAKTRLADAMGAEFERDLTVDGLNLADMQAQVARSRNRILGAPVAIVLCFDSSVGDDYADADRQRAEWLMGAQSAALAGLQLLQAAHAEGLGGVWTCGPLFAPEAVRRALGIPSRWEPQALMLIGHPAQIPAPRLRKPVEEVTVFL, translated from the coding sequence ATGAACGACGCCCACCGCTTTCTGCGCTCGCGCCGCTCGGTGCGCCGTTTCGAGCCGCAGCCCGTGCCGCGGGCAACTCTCCATCGCATTCTGGAAACGGCTACCTACGCCCCTTCGGCGCATCATCGCCAGCATTGGCGTTTTGTGGTGCTGGAAACCCCCGAAGCGAAAACTCGCTTGGCTGATGCGATGGGCGCAGAATTTGAGCGCGATCTGACCGTTGACGGGCTGAATCTCGCAGACATGCAAGCGCAGGTGGCGCGGTCTCGCAATCGAATTTTGGGCGCACCGGTTGCGATTGTCTTATGTTTTGACTCCTCCGTCGGTGATGATTATGCAGATGCAGACCGTCAGCGTGCAGAATGGCTGATGGGCGCGCAGAGCGCTGCTCTGGCTGGATTACAGCTCTTACAGGCGGCTCACGCGGAGGGCCTGGGTGGGGTGTGGACCTGTGGGCCTTTATTTGCCCCCGAAGCGGTACGCCGCGCGCTGGGGATTCCATCCCGATGGGAGCCACAAGCCCTGATGTTGATCGGCCACCCCGCACAGATTCCCGCGCCGCGGCTGCGCAAACCGGTTGAAGAAGTAACGGTGTTTTTATGA
- a CDS encoding 2-phospho-L-lactate transferase, whose translation MKVVALAGGVGGAKLADGLAQALPPEDLTIIVNTGDDFEHWGLKICPDLDTVCYTLAGLANPETGWGRVDESWQAFENIATLGGADWFRIGDRDLGTHIERTRRLNAGETLSAVTAAFCRAWGIGPRVLPMSDDPIPTMVLTNDGVLPFQEYFVHQRCEPRVSGFRFEGVEQAQPAPGALEAIENADAVIFCPSNPWVSINPVLAVPTLRSALAAPPTLGEGDRVKVAAVSPIIGGQALKGPAAKMYAELGIQPSAIAVAQHYQDLLTDFIFDTLDQEQAAAIGSLGMRALVTDTVMKTKDDRRRLAEEVLQFLTR comes from the coding sequence ATGAAAGTTGTTGCCCTTGCTGGCGGTGTCGGTGGCGCAAAGCTGGCCGATGGATTGGCACAGGCGCTGCCCCCCGAAGATTTAACTATCATCGTCAATACCGGTGATGATTTTGAGCATTGGGGCCTGAAAATCTGCCCCGATCTCGATACGGTTTGCTACACTTTGGCAGGTTTGGCGAATCCGGAAACCGGCTGGGGCCGCGTGGACGAAAGCTGGCAGGCTTTCGAGAATATTGCCACGCTGGGCGGCGCAGACTGGTTCAGGATTGGCGACCGCGATCTGGGCACGCATATCGAGCGCACGCGGCGATTGAACGCCGGAGAAACTCTCAGTGCAGTGACGGCCGCTTTCTGCCGCGCCTGGGGCATTGGACCGCGCGTCCTGCCAATGAGCGATGATCCCATCCCGACGATGGTTCTCACCAATGATGGCGTTTTGCCCTTTCAGGAATATTTTGTCCATCAGCGTTGCGAGCCGCGCGTCAGCGGCTTCCGCTTCGAAGGTGTTGAGCAAGCCCAACCCGCTCCCGGAGCGCTGGAAGCCATCGAGAATGCCGATGCGGTTATTTTTTGCCCGTCCAACCCGTGGGTGAGTATCAACCCTGTTTTGGCCGTCCCCACTCTGAGGTCTGCTCTCGCCGCTCCCCCAACTTTGGGAGAAGGGGACCGGGTGAAGGTCGCCGCGGTCTCTCCCATCATCGGCGGGCAGGCGCTCAAAGGCCCGGCGGCCAAAATGTACGCCGAACTGGGTATTCAGCCCTCGGCGATAGCTGTCGCACAGCACTATCAGGATTTGCTTACTGATTTTATCTTTGACACGCTCGATCAGGAGCAAGCGGCGGCGATCGGTTCCTTAGGGATGCGTGCGTTGGTGACAGATACGGTGATGAAAACAAAAGATGATCGAAGACGTCTAGCAGAGGAAGTTCTTCAGTTTTTGACCAGGTAA
- the cofC gene encoding 2-phospho-L-lactate guanylyltransferase, whose protein sequence is MTLWAIVPVKPLRRGKSRLSAVFSEDERTDLNRYLLENTVRTLKKIPDIEHVLVVSRDPRALAVARDLGARTVQENGQPHLNVALTRATVVAKTYATRGVLILPSDLPLVTEEDIQVMLDRAVDPPVVVLAPDRHRQGTNALLVCPVGLIEYHYGDDSFEKHCALAREKGARVEICELPSLTLDLDRPEDLVLLEERLDIKID, encoded by the coding sequence ATGACACTTTGGGCAATTGTCCCCGTAAAACCGCTCCGCCGTGGGAAATCGCGACTTTCCGCGGTCTTTTCGGAAGATGAGCGCACAGACTTGAACCGGTATTTATTAGAGAATACCGTCCGCACGTTAAAAAAAATCCCCGATATTGAACATGTTTTAGTCGTTAGTCGGGATCCGAGGGCTTTAGCAGTAGCGCGTGATTTGGGCGCTCGCACAGTTCAGGAGAATGGGCAGCCGCATCTGAATGTGGCGCTCACTCGTGCAACTGTTGTGGCAAAAACCTATGCCACGCGTGGTGTTCTGATCTTGCCTTCCGATTTGCCGTTGGTTACTGAAGAAGATATTCAGGTGATGCTGGATCGGGCCGTTGACCCCCCTGTTGTTGTGTTGGCTCCTGATAGGCACAGGCAGGGCACGAATGCCTTGCTGGTGTGCCCGGTCGGGTTGATTGAGTATCATTATGGTGACGATTCGTTTGAAAAGCATTGTGCACTGGCGCGCGAAAAAGGCGCCCGCGTAGAAATTTGTGAACTCCCCTCGCTAACGCTGGATTTAGATCGCCCGGAAGACCTGGTTTTACTGGAAGAACGTTTGGATATCAAAATTGATTAA
- a CDS encoding LLM class flavin-dependent oxidoreductase: protein MLDRVALYLQDSHDLRDGLDYVKYAEERGFEAVWQAESRLVRDAIVPMAAYAAVTEKIKVGSGVLNNWTRNVGLLAATFLTLDDLAPDRAILGIGAWWDPLAQNVGITRRKPLLAMRETIEVVRRLLAMERVTFHGEFHHVDGIELDVVHGRREPRNVPIMIGATGPKMMELTGEIADGAVLNYCVDPEYNLKAMDLLEKGAKKAGRSIDDIDRPQLIVCSVDYDHDKAIETSKMLLCQYMAQQPHIAKASGVSDDVVAEIQSILGWPATHEQIDSAKHLVPDDLVHRITASGTPDEARAKVQEYVDNGATCPILYPVGGDFKLLIDAFATK, encoded by the coding sequence ATGTTAGACCGTGTAGCTTTGTACTTGCAAGATTCCCATGATTTGCGTGATGGTTTGGACTACGTGAAATACGCCGAAGAGCGCGGCTTCGAGGCTGTTTGGCAGGCAGAATCGCGGCTCGTGCGTGACGCGATTGTCCCGATGGCGGCTTACGCCGCAGTGACCGAGAAGATTAAAGTTGGCTCCGGCGTACTCAACAACTGGACGCGCAATGTGGGCCTGTTAGCGGCGACTTTTCTGACGCTGGATGATTTGGCCCCCGACCGGGCAATTTTGGGCATTGGCGCCTGGTGGGATCCGTTGGCGCAAAATGTAGGTATCACGCGCCGCAAACCGCTGCTGGCGATGCGCGAAACCATTGAAGTGGTACGGCGTTTGTTGGCGATGGAACGGGTGACGTTTCATGGAGAATTCCATCACGTAGATGGTATTGAACTGGACGTGGTGCATGGTCGCCGAGAGCCGCGCAATGTGCCGATTATGATCGGCGCCACCGGCCCCAAGATGATGGAGCTGACCGGCGAAATTGCGGATGGCGCAGTGCTGAATTATTGTGTGGATCCGGAATATAATCTCAAAGCGATGGATTTGCTTGAAAAAGGCGCCAAGAAAGCTGGCCGTTCTATTGACGATATTGACCGTCCGCAGTTGATTGTTTGCTCGGTGGATTACGATCATGATAAAGCGATTGAAACCAGCAAAATGCTGCTCTGCCAATATATGGCGCAGCAACCGCATATTGCCAAAGCTTCCGGTGTTTCGGATGACGTAGTAGCCGAGATTCAATCCATTTTGGGTTGGCCTGCCACGCATGAACAAATTGATAGCGCCAAGCACCTTGTTCCGGATGATTTGGTGCATCGCATCACTGCCTCGGGTACGCCCGATGAAGCTCGCGCCAAAGTGCAGGAATATGTAGATAATGGCGCTACCTGCCCGATTCTGTACCCGGTGGGCGGGGATTTCAAACTCCTGATTGATGCGTTTGCAACCAAATGA
- a CDS encoding PaaI family thioesterase produces the protein MTKQPNSKNCFVCGVENEHGLKLNFYETAPGEISVDYIVPEHFQGYPGVVHGGIVASLVDEVLGRVHMGSKPENPRFMYTVKLSVQYRKNVPTGEPIKIVGYAEESKRRTAKSTAKIFNAAGEILAEAEAVLVNVPAEKLGDVDLESLGWKIYPD, from the coding sequence ATGACCAAACAACCCAACTCGAAGAATTGTTTTGTCTGTGGCGTAGAAAATGAACACGGCTTGAAATTGAATTTTTATGAAACGGCTCCGGGCGAAATCAGCGTTGACTATATCGTCCCGGAGCATTTTCAGGGCTATCCCGGTGTTGTGCATGGCGGTATTGTCGCATCTTTGGTAGATGAAGTCCTTGGACGTGTTCACATGGGCAGCAAACCGGAGAACCCGCGATTTATGTATACCGTCAAACTTTCTGTGCAGTATCGCAAGAATGTGCCTACCGGCGAGCCGATTAAGATCGTTGGCTATGCCGAAGAAAGCAAACGCCGCACGGCCAAATCAACCGCTAAAATCTTCAACGCCGCAGGTGAAATATTAGCCGAGGCTGAAGCTGTTTTGGTGAATGTGCCTGCTGAAAAACTGGGTGATGTTGATCTGGAATCCCTTGGCTGGAAAATATACCCCGACTGA
- a CDS encoding molybdopterin-dependent oxidoreductase, giving the protein MKINLHINGIDHFLEILPGDSLLKALRGLGYHSVKFGDEQGLTGSDTVLLDGRPINAGVYLAAQAEGHQIATLEALGEHPDQGWKKTDGLHPLQQSFIETGAIQCGYCTPAQILAAKDLVERQANPTEAEVRDALSGVLCRCTGYKKPVQAVMRAAAVLRGEDVEPIDTPAPIPAPTEWLPAPEDGAASAPFRGDHGIPQVDTRTRVMPQITIAPQEEELRIVGKPEPKVDAIKLAQGKPAFAADVEMRGMLYAKVLLSPHAHARIKAIDASAARQLPGVAAVLTHADIPRVVYSTAGQSHPIPGPLDCFSLDTKVRFVGDRVAFVAAETPEIADHALSLIQVDYEVLEPLLDTRQSMLPGAPILHDEPDYVNFADSDPSKNLAAEIRIDIGDLEKGFSEADRIFEAEYEVSKVQQAHIEPHVVVTYWDEDDRLVIRTSTQVPFHVRRMLAPVLGLPVKRIRVIKPRVGGGFGGKQEMLGEDIAGHLTIVTGRPVLYEYTREEEFIASRSRHPMRIYMKTGVKNDGTITANAMYALSDTGANGAHALTVTGNTGHKAMALYVGDGEYRKEPNIQFNADIVYTNHPPSGAYRGYGVPQGFWAVERHMDKIVDALGFDPIEFRLKNALRAGELHPFSTAWSEGREPRPETIETNGLEECVRQGKAAVGWDQKFGNPEWQAVPGKPHLRRGIGIAMMMQGTAIPYLDMGGASIKMNDDGSFNLLIGATDLGTGSDTVLGQMAAEVLGCTLDDMIVYSSDTDFTPFDVGAYASSTTYISGAAVVNAAQKVAERIKVRAAGMFNNLEGSQVESNLQSANIQLANRQAIAPDGRTLRLSEIALHTLHAEDQEQIMAVGSYYSPVAPPPFAAQFAEVTVDMETGQIVVDKLVMAVDSGVIVNPITASGQIEGGMVQALGYAVCEEMVYDELGQPRERDFRDYHIFMAHEMPELDTIFVETYEPSHPFGIKAVAEIPLDGVAPAVGNAVFNAAAVHIDANPVTPEKVWQALQDKKKN; this is encoded by the coding sequence ATGAAGATCAACTTACACATCAATGGCATTGACCATTTTCTAGAAATTCTCCCCGGCGACAGCCTGCTCAAGGCGCTGCGCGGGTTAGGCTATCACAGCGTCAAATTTGGCGACGAACAGGGACTGACTGGTTCGGATACAGTGCTGCTCGATGGCCGCCCGATCAATGCGGGTGTCTATCTCGCCGCGCAGGCCGAAGGCCATCAAATCGCCACGTTGGAAGCCCTCGGGGAACATCCCGATCAGGGTTGGAAGAAAACTGACGGCCTGCACCCCTTGCAGCAATCGTTTATCGAAACCGGTGCCATTCAGTGCGGATACTGCACCCCGGCGCAAATTCTGGCCGCCAAAGACCTCGTCGAGCGACAAGCCAACCCCACCGAAGCCGAAGTGCGCGATGCTCTCTCCGGGGTTTTATGCCGTTGTACCGGATACAAGAAACCCGTCCAGGCGGTGATGCGTGCCGCGGCGGTTTTGCGCGGTGAAGATGTTGAGCCGATTGACACCCCCGCGCCAATCCCCGCTCCCACGGAGTGGTTGCCTGCTCCCGAAGATGGTGCCGCGTCTGCTCCTTTTAGGGGTGATCACGGTATTCCCCAGGTGGATACGCGCACCCGCGTGATGCCACAAATCACCATTGCCCCCCAGGAAGAAGAACTCCGCATTGTTGGTAAACCCGAACCCAAAGTGGATGCTATCAAACTGGCGCAGGGCAAACCCGCTTTCGCCGCTGATGTGGAAATGCGCGGCATGTTATATGCCAAAGTGCTGCTCAGCCCGCACGCACATGCGCGCATCAAAGCTATTGATGCCAGCGCCGCGCGTCAACTACCGGGCGTGGCTGCCGTGCTGACGCATGCCGATATTCCGCGCGTAGTTTATTCCACCGCCGGGCAATCGCACCCCATCCCGGGGCCGCTGGATTGTTTCTCGCTGGATACCAAAGTCCGTTTCGTTGGAGACAGAGTCGCCTTTGTTGCCGCCGAAACCCCCGAGATCGCCGATCACGCCCTGAGTTTAATTCAGGTAGATTATGAAGTTCTCGAACCGTTGCTGGATACACGTCAATCCATGTTACCTGGCGCGCCCATCCTCCACGATGAACCCGATTATGTGAACTTCGCCGATTCGGACCCCTCCAAAAATTTAGCGGCTGAAATTCGCATTGATATTGGCGACCTCGAAAAAGGTTTTTCCGAGGCCGACCGAATTTTCGAAGCCGAGTACGAAGTCTCCAAAGTGCAGCAGGCGCATATTGAACCGCATGTCGTCGTGACCTATTGGGACGAAGACGACCGTTTGGTGATTCGCACCAGTACGCAGGTGCCTTTCCATGTGCGCCGTATGTTGGCCCCGGTGCTGGGTTTGCCAGTCAAGCGCATCCGTGTGATCAAGCCGCGCGTCGGTGGCGGATTTGGCGGCAAGCAGGAAATGTTGGGCGAAGATATTGCCGGGCATCTGACCATTGTTACCGGACGGCCTGTGTTGTACGAATACACGCGTGAAGAAGAATTTATCGCTTCACGCTCGCGGCATCCGATGCGTATTTACATGAAAACCGGCGTCAAGAACGATGGCACGATTACGGCCAATGCCATGTATGCCCTCAGTGATACCGGTGCTAATGGGGCGCATGCCCTGACCGTGACCGGCAACACCGGGCACAAGGCGATGGCGCTGTATGTGGGTGATGGTGAGTATCGCAAGGAACCCAATATCCAGTTTAATGCCGATATTGTCTACACCAACCATCCCCCCAGTGGAGCCTACCGCGGCTATGGTGTGCCGCAAGGTTTTTGGGCGGTTGAGCGTCATATGGACAAGATCGTGGACGCGCTGGGTTTTGACCCGATTGAATTTCGCTTGAAGAATGCCCTGCGCGCCGGGGAACTGCACCCCTTCAGCACCGCCTGGAGCGAGGGACGCGAACCCCGCCCGGAGACGATTGAAACCAATGGTTTGGAAGAATGTGTACGTCAGGGTAAGGCCGCGGTTGGCTGGGATCAGAAATTTGGCAATCCCGAATGGCAGGCGGTTCCTGGTAAGCCGCATCTGCGCCGCGGTATTGGTATTGCGATGATGATGCAAGGTACGGCTATTCCGTACCTTGATATGGGTGGGGCGAGCATCAAAATGAATGATGATGGCTCGTTTAATCTGCTCATTGGGGCCACCGATCTGGGCACCGGATCGGATACCGTGCTGGGGCAGATGGCTGCCGAAGTACTGGGCTGTACTCTGGACGATATGATTGTCTACTCATCGGATACAGATTTCACGCCCTTTGATGTAGGCGCCTACGCGTCTTCGACAACCTATATTTCGGGCGCGGCGGTGGTCAACGCGGCGCAGAAGGTGGCCGAGCGCATTAAAGTGCGTGCGGCGGGGATGTTTAATAATCTTGAAGGTTCACAGGTTGAAAGTAACCTTCAATCTGCCAACATTCAACTTGCAAACCGTCAGGCAATCGCCCCCGATGGCAGGACGCTTAGATTATCCGAAATCGCCCTCCACACACTCCACGCCGAAGATCAAGAACAGATTATGGCGGTGGGCTCATATTACTCGCCGGTTGCGCCGCCACCCTTTGCCGCACAATTTGCTGAAGTGACTGTGGACATGGAGACTGGTCAGATCGTGGTTGACAAACTGGTTATGGCGGTTGATTCGGGTGTTATTGTCAATCCGATTACAGCCTCCGGCCAGATTGAAGGCGGTATGGTGCAGGCACTGGGATATGCGGTTTGCGAAGAAATGGTGTATGATGAACTCGGTCAACCGCGCGAGCGCGATTTCCGCGATTATCATATTTTTATGGCGCACGAGATGCCCGAATTGGACACCATCTTTGTTGAAACCTACGAACCGAGTCATCCCTTTGGGATTAAGGCCGTGGCTGAAATCCCACTGGATGGCGTGGCCCCCGCAGTTGGGAATGCTGTTTTCAACGCTGCCGCCGTGCATATAGACGCTAATCCTGTCACCCCCGAGAAAGTTTGGCAGGCGTTGCAGGATAAGAAGAAAAATTAA